The following proteins are co-located in the Ursus arctos isolate Adak ecotype North America unplaced genomic scaffold, UrsArc2.0 scaffold_13, whole genome shotgun sequence genome:
- the LOC113264793 gene encoding LOW QUALITY PROTEIN: ATM interactor-like (The sequence of the model RefSeq protein was modified relative to this genomic sequence to represent the inferred CDS: inserted 2 bases in 1 codon; deleted 1 base in 1 codon), with amino-acid sequence MAASEAAAAGSAPLASGAPTVPTAARGAAAAAASGPWDPPGRLRGSRPRPAAARQQPAGPEPPARELIQPSVSELSRAVRTNILCTVRGCGKILPNSPALNMHLVKSHRLQDGIVNPTIRKDLKTVPKFYCCPIEGCPRGPDRPFSQFSLVKQHFMKMHAEKKHKCSKCSNSYGTEWDLKRHAEDCGKTFQCTCGCPYASRTALQSHIYRTGHEIPAEHRDPPSKKRKMEXCLHSQKLSSKTTESLSTQPAPRPDAQKLETSDIKLVASFEDSCNSNARKQTLTTPPRYPQKLLLPKPKVALVKLPVMQFSPMPVFVPTADSSAQPVVLGVDHQGSALGAVHIVPLSIGTLILGLDSEAGCLKESLPLSKIVSPVAMEPISTGVQVILGKSLSNPLQELGNTCQKNSISSINVQTDLSYTTQHFIPSTQWAGPDSSVSSCSQTDLTFGSQVSLPISVHTQTFLPSSKVTSSIAAQTDAFIDACYQSGGISRETQTSGMQSLTDDRVQMDQAVMGGDISESVHSSYGVSTDSIISSSLVAETVPHDLLPQNHPKTLNQDLEKSAPIINFSAQHSMLPSQNMTDNQTQTIDLLSDLENILSSDLPSQTLDNRSLLSDTSTGPDPQLPSGPTQNPAIDFDIEEFLSASNIQTQTEESELNTMTTESVLESLDIETQTDFFLADTSAQSYTCRGNSNFLGLEMFDTQTQTDLNFFLDSSPHLPLGSTLKHSSFSMSTDSSDTETQTEGISAAKNIPAVESKVQLNSTETQTMHSGFETLGSLFFTSNETHTAMDDFLLADLAWNTMESQFSSVETQTCAELHTVSNF; translated from the exons atgGCGGCCtctgaggcggcggcggcggggtcCGCGCCTCTGGCCTCGGGCGCCCCGACCGTCCCGACCGCCGCGAggggagccgccgccgccgccgcctcgggcCCTTGG GACCCCCCCGGACGGCTGAGGGGCAGCCGGCCGCGCCCCGCGGCGGCGAGACAGCAGCCCGCGGGTCCAGAGCCTCCGGCCCGGGAGCTGATCCAGCCGTCGGTGAGCGAGCTGTCCCGAGCCGTGCGGACCAACATCCTGTGCACCGTGCGCGGCTGCGGCAAGATCCTGCCCAACAGCCCGGCGCTCAACATGCACCTGGTCAAGAGCCACCGGCTGCAGGATGGCATAGTAAATCCAACAATaagaaaagatttgaaaactGTACCAAAATTCTACTGTTGTCCAATTGAAGGATGCCCTAGAGGCCCTGACAGaccattttctcaattttctcttGTAAAACAGCACTTTATGAAAATGCATGCTGAAAAGAAGCATAAGTGCAGTAAGTGCAGCAATTCCTACGGCACGGAGTGGGACCTGAAAAGGCACGCAGAGGACTGTGGCAAGACCTTCCAGTGCACGTGTGGCTGTCCCTACGCCAGTAGAACTGCTTTACAGTCCCACATCTACCGCACTGGCCACGAGAtcccagcagagcacagggaTCCACctagtaagaaaaggaaaatgga ctGCCTGCACAGCCAGAAGTTGTCCAGTAAGACCACTGAGTCCTTGAGCACCCAACCAGCTCCAAGACCAGACGCTCAAAAACTGGAAACTTCCGATATAAAGCTGGTTGCTTCTTTTGAAGACTCTTGCAACTCTAATGCCAGAAAGCAGACTCTTACAACACCTCCAAGATATCCTCAGAAGTTGCTTTTACCCAAGCCCAAAGTGGCTCTGGTGAAACTTCCTGTTATGCAGTTTTCTCCCATGCCTGTCTTCGTGCCTACAGCCGACTCCTCGGCGCAGCCTGTGGTGTTGGGTGTCGATCATCAGGGTTCTGCCCTGGGCGCTGTACACATAGTGCCCTTGTCAATCGGAACCCTGATCCTCGGCCTAGATTCAGAGGCTGGCTGTCTTAAGGAAAGTCTCCCTCTTTCAAAAATTGTAAGTCCTGTTGCTATGGAGCCAATTAGTACAGGTGTTCAAGTGATCTTGGGTAAGAGCCTGTCTAATCCTTTACAAGAACTAGGGAACACATGTCAGAAGAACAGCATTTCTTCAATCAATGTACAGACAGACCTGTCTTACACCACACAACACTTCATACCTTCCACACAGTGGGCTGGGCCTGATTCCTCCGTATCTTCTTGTTCTCAAACAGATTTGACGTTTGGTTCTCAAGTTTCCCTTCCCATTAGTGTTCATACACAAACGTTTTTGCCCAGTTCTAAGGTGACCTCATCCATAGCTGCTCAGACTGATGCGTTTATAGATGCCTGTTACCAGTCAGGTGGGATCTCCAGAGAAACCCAGACCAGTGGAATGCAAAGTCTGACAGATGACCGAGTACAGATGGACCAAGCTGTTATGGGTGGAGACATTTCTGAGAGCGTCCATTCATCCTACGGTGTTTCTACAGACAGTATTATAAGCAGCAGCTTAGTAGCAGAGACCGTCCCTCATGATCTGTTACCTCAGAACCACCCTAAGACTTTAAATCAAGATCTTGAGAAATCTGCACCAATTATAAACTTCAGTGCACAGCACAGTATGCTTCCTTCACAGAACATGACAGATAATCAGACCCAAACTATAGATTTATTAAGTGATTTAGAAAACATCTTGTCAAGTGATCTGCCCAGTCAGACACTGGACAATCGTAGTCTTTTGTCTGACACAAGTACTGGACCTGATCCCCAGCTCCCATCTGGCCCAACCCAGAATCCCGCAATTGATTTTGATATTGAAGAGTTCTTGTCCGCCTCAAATATCCAGACTCAAACTGAAGAGAGTGAGCTTAACACCATGACCACCGAGTCTGTCTTGGAATCGCTGGACATAGAGACCCAAACGGACTTCTTCCTTGCAGACACATCTGCTCAGTCCTATACTTGTAGGGGAAATTCTAACTTCTTAGGCCTTGAAATGTTTGACACGCAGACACAGACAGACTTAAACTTCTTTTTAGACAGTAGCCCCCACCTGCCTCTGGGAAGTACTCTGAAACACTCCAGCTTTTCCATGAGTACTGATTCATCTGACACAGAGACCCAAACTGAAGGGATCTCCGCTGCTAAAAACATACCTGCTGTAGAAAGCAAAGTTCAGTTGAACAGTACAGAAACACAGACCATGCATTCTGGCTTCGAAACCCTGGGGAGCTTGTTCTTCACCAGCAATGAAACTCATACAGCAATGGATGACTTTCTTCTGGCTGATTTGGCCTGGAACACGATGGAATCTCAGTTCAGCTCTGTAGAAACCCAGACGTGTGCGGAACTACACACGGTCTCCAACTTCTGA